The window GTTGGCGTCCAGCGGGTCAGGGACGTTCGGCATCGTCGTCATGGTGATGCGGTTCGTCGGTACCGTCTTGAGCTGCATGCCCAGGTCGTACAGCTTCTTGACCGTGCCGATCTCCTCGGAGACCGTCAGCGACTTCGTGGCCGCCTCGGCCAGACCCATCAGCCGGCCCGTGTCGGTGAAGACGTTCTGGTCCTTCATCCCGCGGATCATCGAGTTCATGTACATGTGCTGGGCCCTGGCCCGCATGAGGTCGCTGCCCCAGGCGTGGCGCGTGCGCAGCCACTGGAGCGCCTGCTTGCCCTGGACCTTCTTCGTACCGGCCTTCAGCTTCAGGCCGGAGCCGCCGGGCACACCGGGCAGCGGGCCGTCCTTCACGTTCTGTCTCACACAGACCTCGACCCCGCCGATCGCGTCCGCCATGCTCACGACGCCCGCGAAGTCGATCGTCATCCAGTGGTCGATGTAGACCCCGGTGAGGTTCTGCCAGGTGGCCAGGGTGCAGCCGGCTCCGCCGCGGGACAGCGACGTGTTGATGATGTCGTTGGTCGCCGAATAGGTCTTGCCGTCCTTCGGGTCCGTGCACTTGGGGATGTCGACGCGGGTGTCGCGCGGGATGGTCACCACCGCGGCGCTCTTGCGGTCCGCGGACAGGTGGATGAGCATTTGCACGTCGCCCAGCGGCGGGTTGCCGCGGTTGTCCCGGCTGCCGCCCAGGGCCACGTTCGCGTCGGAGGCACGGCTGTCGGAGCCGACCAGCAGGATGTTCAGCGGAGTCTGCCCGGCAGCGTTGGGCGCCGTCTTCGGCGCCTTCGAGTCGCCGCTGCTGCGCTCGCCCTTCTCGATGTTGTTGTTCAGGTGCCGGTAGTACAGGTATCCCGTGCCGGCGGTCCCGAGTATCGCCACCGCCAGGACCGTCGCAGACCAGCGCAGGGCCCGCCGTCTGCGGCGGGACCGGTCGGTCTCCTGGCCTCCTGGGCGCCGCGGGTTCCCGCCGTGCCTGCCCGGTCCGGCCGCTGTGCCCTTGCCCTGCGGTGCGAGGGACATCGTGTCCTCGACCGCTGGCACCTCCCCCTGCACACTGCTCCGACTCAACTCCCTGCCCCTTCCCCACCCCTGTTGCCCGACACGAGGCCGCGCCCCGCGTCCGGCCCTCCCTGGCCGGTGCGGAGCGAACCCTGTCAGGCCACCCTGTCCGACACTGGTCCGCCACCTGTCAGACCCCTGTGGGCCCGAACCGGGTTGGCTACGCATCGGCAAAATCAGCGACCGGCACGGTCGCGTGCTGTCGGCCCGGTATGCGGCCGACGTCGGACGGACGTGCAGTCGACACAGCGGTGCCCCACGTCAGACCAACGTGAGCCCCGCACGGTTGTGTTCCAAGCCGCAAAACTCCGAACCGAATCCCAACCGACCCGCACCTGAGACGGACTGACCTGCACCTGCCGAGTGCCGACCCCGCACTTGGCACCGGCCAACTCGGCACCTGACACCGGCTGAATCCGCCCCCAGGCAAACCCTCCTCGGCATCAGGCAGACCTGCCCCCGAATCCGAGCAACCCGCCCCCCAGCGCCGGCCGAGCCCGTCCTCGGCACCGAGCAGATCGGCCCCCGGGCCCCAACTCCACACCAGGCAAAGGCCCGCCGCTCGCCCCGTAAGACGTGCGGCAGGCCCGTCAGGTCGCTTGCGTCAGCGGGTCAGCTGGCGCACTGGACCTTGTCCGCCGTGGACTTCTCCACATCCGGGGTGGCGGCCGAAGCGGAGTTCAGCTTCACCCCGGCGCCCTTGAAGTCCTCTCCCAGCGTGAGTGTCATCGTCGGCAGTCCCTGGGAGTTGGTGACGCTCTTGCCCGGCTTCATCGCCGATCCGCTCAGACCCATGATGTCGGCCAGCCTGCGGGCCTGGTCCGCCTGATCGGGCGCGTACTCGAGCGTCGTCTTGGGCAGTGTCTGGCCCGAGTTGCCCGCGTTCTCGGACTTGGACACACCCGCTTCGAGCTGCAGCCAGTTGAGCTGGGCCTGCGCACTGCCGTCCGGGGCACCGCCGTTGAGGATCTGCACGCGCACCTCCGAGGCGGCGGACTTCTCGCCCTTGAGACGGGCGGCGACCGCGGCCTTCTCCTTCGCCTCCTTCTTCTTCACGGCGGTGAAGGAGGTGTCGCTCTTGATCATCTGGAAGACCTGGGGCGCGCGCGACTCGTCGACGACGACGGTCGCCTTGATCTTCTCGGCCGGGTTGTCCCGTACCGGCACCGTGGTGAAGGTGATGTTCTTCGGCGGCACCTTCTTCAGCTCCAGCGCCACGTCCTTGAGCGTGCTGACCTTTCCGATGCCGGTGTCCACCGTCAGTGCCTTGGTGGCGGCCTCGGCGAGCTTCAGCAGCTTGCTGGGGTTGGTGAGGGTGTCGCTGGACGCCATCTTGCGCATCAGCGATCCGAGGAACTGCTGCTGCACCTTGATGCGGTCGAGGTCGCCCTGGTTGCCGAAGCTGTGCCGGGTCCGCACGAAGGCGAGCGCCTGCTCGCCCTCGACCTTGGACGTACCGGCCGGCAGCTTGAGCTTCGACTCCTTGTCGTCGACGGCCTTCTCCACACAGACGTCGACGCCGTCCACCGCGGTGGTCAGGGTCTTGACGGCGTTGAAGTCGGCCATCATGAAGTGGTCCACCGAGATGCCGGTGACCTCCTTGACGGTGCGCATGGTGCAGCCCGGGTCCCGGCCGCCCTGACCCAGGCTCGTGTTGAAGCGCTGGTTGAGCGTCCCGGAAACGATCTTCTCCGTGCCGTCCTCCTGCTTGGTCGGACAGTCCGGAATGTCGACCATCAGGTCACGCGGAATGCTCATCGCGGTCGCGTTCGTACGGTCCTTGGAGACGTGCAACAGGATGTTCGTGTCGGCGTGTCCGACGCTGCCCTTGTCGCCGTAGCCCTCGTTGCCCGCACCGGTGCGCTTGTCCGTACCGATGATCAGGATGTTGAAGGCCTCGTCCTTGCTGAAGCCGCTCGCACCCGCGCTGCCGACGTCCGTCGTGCTGACGTTGCCCTCTAGGTGCTTGATGTAGGCGTACGCGGCCGCCGAGACACCGACCAGCACGAGGGCCATGCCGCCGCCGGTCCACAGCAGTATCTTCTTCGCCCGCGACTTCTTGGGTTTCGTCCGGCGGCGGCCCGGAGGTGGCTCGTCCGGCGTGCCGCGGCGCCTGCGCGGTCCGGGCACATCGGTGCCCGGAATCTCACGCTCACGCTCACGACCCGGCGCGGTACGCGGGCGTGTTGCCGCCCCTCCGGCGCGGGTGGCGGTTCTCCGGGGACCGGGAACCGTCGACTGCGGTGCGGAACTCTGCAGTCGCAGTTCGTAGTCGCCTGTGTTCGGGTTGAGTACCCACTGGTCTGCGGGGTCGATATCGTCCGCCCGCCCACGGCCTTGCGCGTCCACGGTTGCTTGAGTCCTCCGTCGGGGCCACGCGGCGTCTTTCCCCCTCAAAAGACGCTCGGTCAGTCGGTCCAACCAGTGCGCGACCTCAGGACGGACCTCAGGACCGGGTGCACCGGATCGCTCACACTATCCGCCCAGTTCGGCGCCGAGCGACGACGGTGAGAAATTCCACTTCCCTACAACCGGGCAATCCACCCAATTCTTTGAACGTACGTTCCCCGTCTTGGTGTGCTCTTTACCCAGAGGCCTGTTCGGGCGTTAACCGCAGGCGTCCTCGGCGGCCGTGTTCCCACGGAAAGTCGGCGCGGGACTCGGCGTCAGCGAAGGGTCTTCGGGCCGCTTTGCGCCCGATTTGCCATCTTCCTGACTGAAACCCTGGCGGTGGCCCCTCTCCCGCTCTCCATAACTCCCCTCGCGGGGCTCGTAGTTGTACGAATCGCCGTAAGCGTCCCCGTCACCGACCGACTCCGCACCGCTCCTCTTTGTGCCGGAATCCTCCGGAAGTTCCTTCGAGACCTCCAACGGGGCGTCCATGCGCAGCCGTTCGAAGAGTTTCTCCGCCTCGGGTTCCACGAGCTGGTCGCGATTGGCGTTGTACGCGTACGACTCCCGCGGCACCGTAAGGAATTGCACACGTTCGGTGGGGATGTTGCGCATGCCCCGGACCAGGTCGTACAGGCCCCGCAGGCTCGCGAGGCCCGGGTCGGTGGTGAGCGAGGAGGTCGCCGCGTCCAGCACCGGATAGAGCTTCACCGGATTCAGCAGTACGTCATTGCTGCGCACCTTGTTGACGAGGGCGCCCAGGAACCGCTGCTGGCGGTCCATCCGGTCGGTGTCGCTGCCGTCACCGATGGTCTTGCGGGCGCGTACGTACCCGAGGGCCTGCTCGCCGTTGAGCTTCACCTTGCCCGCGGGCAGCCGGAGCTTGGCGGCGGGATCGTCGATCGGCTCCTTCAGGCACACCACGACCCCGTCGACGGCGTCGACCATGTCCTTGAAGCCGTGGAAGTCCACGACCATGTGGTGGTCGATCCGGATGTCGGTCAGCTTCTCGACCGTACGGATCGTGCACGCCGAACCGCCGCTCTGGAAGGCGTAGTTGAACATCGCGAACGTCGGCGAGGTGCGGCTGCCGTCGGGCCGCCGGCAGCTCGGCACGTCCACCATCAGATCGCGGGGGAGGGAGACCGCGGTCGCGCTGCGCCGGTCGGCCGGGAGATGCAACAGGATGGTGGTGTCGGACCGCTCGGTGCCGGAGTCCCGTCCGTACTTCTGGTTCCCGTCCCCCGACCGTGAGTCCGACCCGATCAGCAGGATGTTCTGCGCGTCGCGCACCAGCGAGGTCGGCCGCTCCTTCTCGAACCGCGCGAGTTCGGCGGCGGTGTCGTCGTCCGACGTGATGTTGCCGTTCAGCTTCTCGTACAGCACCCAGCCGGCTCCCGCGGCGCCCACCACGACCACGACCACGCCGACCGCGGTGTACCGCAGCCACCGCCTCCGCCGCCGCCTGACCCCGGCCCCGGTGGGAGACGCCCCGACCCCGGGCCCGACCGCCCCCGGCGCCGCACCCCGAGTCCCTCCGGTGTCGCTCACGTCTGAGTCCACCCCTCATGGCGTACGGGCCTGCTCCTACGACCATGGCCCGGGAGGGGGCGGGAGGCTCCGGGGGGTGGGCCGAATGGGGGATGGGGAGGGGCCGGCTGCGGGCCCCTTCTTAGGGGCGCGGGGAACTGCGCAGTCTTTTGGGGGTTCGGGGGCGGAGCCCCTGAGTCAGCCCCTCACCCCGGCGGCCCCCGTCAACGAGCCGTAGCCGAAACCCGCTCACTCTCGATCCGCTTCGCCAACGCATCCTCCCCGACCTGCTCAAGGTTCCGGCACAACACCACGGACCCCCCGACGGCGAGCGGAGCGAAGAGCCCGGCGCTCAACCCCTCCCACGTGTCGTACGAAAGCGCGGACAACAACCGAGCCCCCGGCCCGCCCAGCCCCAGCCCGGGCGCATCCGCACGAGCCCGCTCGACAACCTCCGCCCCCGTCAGCTCCGCCCCGGCGACAACAACCGCGGGCGACTCCGGATCCACAGGCCCGTACGCCTGGAAGACATCCCCCTGACCGGGCACCTCGACGGCGTAGTCGGCGTATCCGGCCGGCACCTGGGCGAACCGCCGCCCGAGCGGCGCGAGCGACAACGCCACCCGCTCCCCGGAACACGCGAGCCCGGCCTCGAACTGCCCGGGCCCGGCCACCACATGGTCGGCCGCACCCGCATCACCCCCGACATCCGCCACGACCCCCACGGAGGAACAGGCGAGCAGCCACACCGCCGTCTGCCAGTGCGCGGGCAGCAGCAACGCGACCCGCTCCCCGGGCTCGGCGGCCAGCTCGCCCTGGAGCAGGTTGGCGGTCTTGGCCACCCAATTGGCGAAGGTGGCCACGGACAGTTCGACACGTTCACCCGTGGCGTCGTCGTAGAAGGTCACCAGGGGGCGCGCGGGATCCGTGGCGAGCGCGGATCGCAGCAGGTCGGCAGGGGTGCGGTCGGTGGCGTTCACGGGACGCAAGGGTACGCGGACACCCGCCCGGGCGGGTGAGTGAGGGCCACCGGTTCGGCGGAGTCCGGCCGACGGTCCGTCAAATCCCAGATGGACAGATAAGTATGACTATGTCCAGGATCAGGGGCATGCGCGGATATCTTGCTTCCTCGATTGCCGTCACGTGTGCGGCCGCCCTGGCCTTCCCCCTGGCCGTGTCCACCGACGCCGCGGCCGCACCCCCGGCGGCCGAGAGCCCGACCACCGACCGGGCGACACCGGACAGACCGGCATCCGAACGAACGGCCAGGGCCCGACCGGAAACACCGAGCACGTCGACGACATCGGCCGAGACGACAACATCGGCCGAGACGGCCGCCTCGGCCGAGGCGGCAGCAGGAACCGCCGTCTCCGCCTCCGCGGCCTCCGCTCCCGCGACCGACCGCTCGATCCCCGGCAGCACCCAGTCCCTCCCTCTGGCACCCCTCGCGCCCCCGGCCCCGTCCTCCGGCGATCGCACCCTGCCCCCCACGTCCGCCCCCGCTTCCCCCGCCGCCTCCGCCCAAGGTCTCCCGCGACGCGACGTACGCCGCTTCTCCCTCGTGGGTGTCGTCTGGGACAACCCGGACACGGAACTCCACGGCAGCGTCCAGGTCCGTACCCGCGCGAGCGGCACCGCCAAGTGGTCGCTCTGGCAGGACGTGGACACGCACAACCACGAGCACGCGGCGGACCCGGACACCGCGGAGCGCACTTCCGGGCGCGTGCGCGGGGCCACGGCCCCCCTGTGGGTCGGCGACTCGGACGGTGTGGAGGTCCGCGTCCAGGCGGAGGCGGACGGCAGGCCGAGAACGGACGGCCGGGCCGTCGCAGGCGACCCCCTCCCCACGGGCCTGCACATCGAACTGATCGACCCCGGCGTCGACCCGGCCGCCGAGCCCCCGCCCCAGGCCTCCGGGGTGGACGCCCCGCGGGGCAACGTCCTGACGGCGGAGGCGGCGGCCTCCTCCGCCGTCAACGCCGACCTCGCCCCCCTCGGCGCCACCGCGATCCCCGCCCTCAGCCAGAAGCAGACGGAGGCCGACCTCCTGGCGACCCGAGGCGAGACGGCGGAAGCGGCGAGCGCGAAGGACAAGCCGGGCGCGAAGGACAGGCCGGGGCCCAAGGACAAGCCGGGTACGACAGGCAAGACCGGCACGATCGGCACCGCCGACGCGGCGGACCCGGCGACGGGCCAGCGCGTGAAGCCGTACATCGGTGCACGTCCGCGCATTGTCACCCGCCGGGGCTGGGGCGCCGACGAGACGCTCCGCGAGCGGAACTTCAGCTACACGAAGACCGTGAAGGCCGCCTTCGTCCACCACACCGCGTCGGGCAACAACTACCGCTGCGCGCAGGCACCTTCAGTCATCCGCAGTATCTACCGCTACCACGTGAAGAGCAGCGGCTGGCGGGACATCGGCTACAACTTCCTCATCGACAAGTGCGGAAACATCTACGAGGGCCGGGCCGGAGGCGTGGCCAAGCCGGTCATGGGCGCACACACTCTCGGTTTCAACACCAACAGCATGGGGATCGCGGTCCTCGGGAGCTTCGGTGCCGCGAACCCGCCCGCCGCCGCGGTGAAGGCGATCGCGAAGCTCACGGCATGGAAGCTCGGCCTCTTCGGAGCGAACCCCAAGGGCAAGACATACCTCAAGTCCGGGGGCGGAAATCTCTACCGAAAAGGAAAGAACGTACGACTCAATGTAATCTCCGGTCACCGGGATGGTTTCGCCACCGAATGCCCGGGCGGCCGACTCTACGCGAAGCTCGGCAAGGCCCGTGCGACTTCGGCCCGCTACCAGGGACGATGAGGTCCGGTCGGCGGGAATGGTGAGCCCGGCAAGCCGGGGTCCCAGCCCCGGCGGCTCCCCACAGCCATACCTCCCCCAGAGGCGCCCCACAGCCATCGAAACGGTCTGCATACACTGGCCGGTCGAAAGACAGTTCGACCGGCCCCATCAGGAAGCAGAGACGACAGGTGACAGAAGCGATCCTCCTGGTCGGCGGCAAGGGCACACGGCTGCGCCCCCTCACGGTGCACACGCCGAAGCCGATGGTTCCGGCGGCCGGGGTACCGTTCCTCACGCACCAGCTGGCACGGGCGAGAGCGGCGGGGGTCGAGCACATCGTGCTCGCCACGTCCTATCTGGCCGAGGTCTTCGAGCCCCACTTCGGCGACGGCTCGTCGCTGGGGCTCCACATCGAGTACGTCACCGAGGAGGAGCCCCTCGGCACCGGCGGCGCCATCCGGAACGTGGCCTCCCGGCTGAGATCGGGCCCCGACGACCCGGTCCTGATCTTCAACGGGGACATCCTGACGGGCCTGGACATCCCGGCCCTGATCAGCACCCACCGGTCCTCGGGCGCGGACGTCTCCCTGCACCTGACGAGGGTGACGGACCCTAGGGCGTACGGACTGGTCCCCACGGACTCGTCGGGCCGGGTCCAGGCGTTCCTGGAGAAACCCCAGACCCCCGAGGAGATCGTCACCGACCAGATCAACGCGGGGGCGTACGTCTTCCGCCGCTCGGTGATCGACGCGATCCCGGTGGGCCGCCCGGTCTCGGTCGAACGGGAGACGTTCCCGGAGCTCCTTGCCTCGGGCGCCCACCTCCAGGGAATGGTCGACTCGACCTACTGGCTGGACCTGGGCACTCCGGGGGCCTTCGTTCGCGGCTCGGCCGACCTGGTTCTCGGCCGCGCCCCGTCCCCGGCCGTCCCGGGCCGCTGCGGCGACCGCCTGGTCCTCCCGTCGGCCACGGTCGCCTCCGACGCCAAACTGACCGGCGGCACCGTCGTCGGCCACGGCGCCACGGTCGGCGAGGGCGCCCGCATCTCCGGCAGCACGATCCTGGACGGCGCGGTCATCGCCCCCGGCGCGGTCATCACCGACTCCCTGATCGGCGCCCGCGCCCACGTCGGCGCCCGCTCGATCCTCACCGGAGCAGTCATCGGCGACGGCGCCTCGGTAGGCCCCGACAACGAACTCCGAGAAGGCGTACGCATCTGGTGCGACGCCCAAATCCCAGCCGCAGCACTCCGCTTCTCGTCGGACCAGTAACACCGACTCGACCAAGGGCTTGACCAAGGGGGGAGCCAGAGCCTGCGCAAACAAACTGGCGCAGGCTCACACCACCCAGCCCGTCCGGCGTTTGAGGACGAGCGCGGAGCGCGATACGGGGGTTCGGGGGCGGAGCCCCTGAAAAGGGACGGGAATGGGTAGGGGCGGCGGGGGCGAAAAAACTCAAAGCCGCCCAATATCCCCCCGAGGCATCCGCGGCTGACGCCGCCCCGGCGTACGCCCACTCAACAAAATGAGCCGAGCAGCCCGATGCCGCTGCCCCGCATAGGGCTCAAGCAACGACAACATCACGGCATCATCCGCATCCCGGTCCCCGGCCAACGCATACCCCACGATCCCAGGAAGGTGCAGGTCCCCGACCGTCACCGCATCCGCCGCCCCATGACTCCGCTGCACAACCTCCGCCGAGGTCCACGGCCCCACCCCCGCCACCACCTCAAGCCGCTCCTGGGCCCGCCCCACCTCGAACCCCACCGCCTCCTCCATCCGCCGAGCCACCCGCACGACCCGCAGAATCGTCGACGCCCGCTTGTTGTCGACCCCCGCCCGATGCCACTCCCACGAGGGAATCAACGCCCAGACCCGAGGCTCGGGCATCACGAACATCCCCCCGCCCCGACCCACCAGAGGCCCGGGCCCGGGCGCCGGCACCCCGTACTTCCGCACGAGCAACCGCCAGGCCCGATACGCCTCGTCCGTCGTCACCTTCTGTTCGAGAATCGACGGGATCAACGACTCCAGCACCAGCCCGGTACGCGTCAGCCGCAACCCGGGCCGCCGATGCCGAGTCACCGCCACGAGCCGATGCCGCGGCTCGAAGGCGTCGGGATCGTCCGACTCCCCGAGCATCCGAGGCAGCTGCTCCAGCAACCAATCGGCCCCGGGCCCCCAGGCCTCCCCTTCGACGGCACCGGCACGCACGGACACCCGCAGGGTCCCGGGCCCGACCGGCGTGAGACTGGCCCGCCACACGGCCCCGTCGGGCGTCGTACGGAAGGTCGGATCGGCGGGCCCCCGCCGCAACGGCCCGAGCACGAGCCCGAGATCCAGCGGCCACGGCGGCACCCAGCTCCGCGTACGCCCGCCGAGTCCGCCCGAGACTCCGCCCGACCGGTCCGCCCGAGCCTGCCCGGGCACGACGACATGCCCGCCGCGCACGGTCGTACGCGTCGGCCGAGGATCAAAACGTCCGGCCACGAATGAGGTCCTAGGGCTTGGGGAGCTCGGTCATGCCGTACGAGGATGCCGTACGAACCGGGGGCGATGTGAACGTCGGCGCTCAACGCACCTCGATGAACGCCCCCGCATCCCGCTCGGGCCGAGCCTTCGGCTCCTCCGCCGCGTGCCCGACCGCGACGGCCCCCATGGGATCCCATCCCTCCGGGAGCCCGAGCACGTCCCGCACGACCTCGCGGCAGAACATCGTCGACGACACCCACGCGGACCCGAGCCGCTCCCCGGCGAGCGCGACGAGGAAGTTCTGCACCCCGGCGCCCGCGGCGACCACGAACATCTCCCGCTCGGCCCCGTCACGCCGCTCGTCGCCGTACGTATGCGATCCGTCCATGACGAGACACGGCACGACCAGATACGGCGCGCCCCGCAGCACGTCCCCGCGCCGCACCCGCTTGGCGATGGACTCCGCGCTCTTCCCGTCCCGCTCCAGATCGGCGACCCAGGCGTCCCGCATGGCGTCGAGCAGCCGCGTCCGCGACTCGGCCGACTCCAGGAGTACGAATCTCCAGGGCGTCGTGTGATGCGGCGCGGGCGCGGTCACGGCGGCGGCCACCGCACGCCGTACGGCATCGGGGTCGACGGGCTCGTCGGTGAAGGCCCGGACGGTACGCCGCTGGGTGACGGCCTCCCGGACGGCCTCGGAGGTGCCGAGCCGGAACATGTCGTCGCGCGCGCCCCGGACCATGCCTCGCGTCCCTTCGTCCTTGCCGTCGTCGCCGTGTGTGCCCACCACGTGGGACAGTCCGCGCACGACCGCGACGGGCAGTCCGGCCGCCTTGCCCTTGACCAGGTCGCCGGCGGAGGCGAGCTCGTCGGCGGTGGCGACGACGGTGGCGCTGAGCGGGTTCCCGTGCGCGTCCGTGCCGCCCCGCAGATCGTCGAGTGCGCGCACTCCGGCGGCCCCGATGGCGACATCGGTGAGGCCGGTCCGCCAGGGCCGCCCGAACGTGTCCGTGACGACGACCCCGACCTCGACCCCGAGCGCGTCCCGCAGCCCGTCGCGGATCGCGCGCGCGGAGGCGTCCGAGTCCTCGGGCAGCAACAGCACGGTCCCGGAGGGGGTGTTGGAGGCGTCGACACCGGCGGCGGCCATGATGAGCCCCTGCCGGTTCTCCACGATCCGCAGCGGCCCGCGCCGTGCGACGACCCGCACGGTCTCGGCGTCGATCGCGGCTTCCCGGTCCGCCGCCTCGACGATCCGCCCCTCGGCCTTGGACACGATCTTCGAGGTGACCAGCAGCACGTCCCCGTCGACCAGGCCCGGCTCGGCGCCGGCGATCAGCTTGGCGAGATCGTCCCCCGGCCGTACCTCGGGCAGTCCGGGCAGGGCCCAGACCCGGAAGCCGGGCACACCGGACGGCAGCCCTTCGTCCCCGGCCGGAACCGGACTCGCGGAAAACCCGCCGCTCATGTGCCCCGTACTCCCGAACCCTTCGCTGCCGAACTCGGCGCTCCCGGAATCGTCGTCGCTCAAGCGCCCCGCACCTCCTCCGCCAGCGCCAGCGCCTGACGGGCCATCTCGGCCGTCGCGGCCAGGTCGGTCATCATCAGGGGCACGGCCCGGCACCGGATGCCGGCGGCGGCGACCTGCTCCACGGTCCCGGCGTCCACGGTGTCGACGAGCCAGCCGTCGAGCAGTCCCGAGCCGTAGTGCTCGGCGACCGCGGCGGCCGTGGACTCGACGCCGACGGCCGAGAGGACCTTGTCGGCCATGCCGCGCACGGGTGCGTCACCGACGATGGGGGAGAGGCCGACCACCGGGACACCCGCCTCGGCGATGGCCTCCCGGATACCGGGCACGGCGAGAATGGTGCCGACGGACACGACCGGGTTGGACGGCGGGAAGAGGATCACGTCGGCCGAGGCGATCGCCTCCAGCACTCCGGGCGCCGGCTTGGCCTGGTCGGCGCCGACGGGCACCACCGCGTACGCGTCCACGGAGGCCCGCAGCCGCACCCAGTACTCCTGGAAGTGGATGGCCTTGCGCTCGCCGTCGATCTCGACGGCCACATGGGTCTCGACGCGGTCGTCGGACATGGGGATCAGCCGGACGCCCGGCTGCCACCGGTCGCAGAGCGCCTCGGTGACGGCGCTGAGGGGATATCCGGCGCCCAGCATCTGCGTCCGCACGATGTGTGTCGCGAAGTCCCGGTCGCCGAGCCCGAACCACTCGGGCCCGACCCCGTACGCCGCGAGCTCCTCCTTGACGTGGAAGGTCTCGTCGGTCCGCCCCCAGCCCTGCTCCTCGTTGATACCGCCGCCGAGTGTGTACATCACCGTGTCGAGGTCCGGGCAGAC is drawn from Streptomyces liliifuscus and contains these coding sequences:
- a CDS encoding LCP family protein encodes the protein MSDTGGTRGAAPGAVGPGVGASPTGAGVRRRRRRWLRYTAVGVVVVVVGAAGAGWVLYEKLNGNITSDDDTAAELARFEKERPTSLVRDAQNILLIGSDSRSGDGNQKYGRDSGTERSDTTILLHLPADRRSATAVSLPRDLMVDVPSCRRPDGSRTSPTFAMFNYAFQSGGSACTIRTVEKLTDIRIDHHMVVDFHGFKDMVDAVDGVVVCLKEPIDDPAAKLRLPAGKVKLNGEQALGYVRARKTIGDGSDTDRMDRQQRFLGALVNKVRSNDVLLNPVKLYPVLDAATSSLTTDPGLASLRGLYDLVRGMRNIPTERVQFLTVPRESYAYNANRDQLVEPEAEKLFERLRMDAPLEVSKELPEDSGTKRSGAESVGDGDAYGDSYNYEPREGSYGERERGHRQGFSQEDGKSGAKRPEDPSLTPSPAPTFRGNTAAEDACG
- a CDS encoding LCP family protein, coding for MDAQGRGRADDIDPADQWVLNPNTGDYELRLQSSAPQSTVPGPRRTATRAGGAATRPRTAPGREREREIPGTDVPGPRRRRGTPDEPPPGRRRTKPKKSRAKKILLWTGGGMALVLVGVSAAAYAYIKHLEGNVSTTDVGSAGASGFSKDEAFNILIIGTDKRTGAGNEGYGDKGSVGHADTNILLHVSKDRTNATAMSIPRDLMVDIPDCPTKQEDGTEKIVSGTLNQRFNTSLGQGGRDPGCTMRTVKEVTGISVDHFMMADFNAVKTLTTAVDGVDVCVEKAVDDKESKLKLPAGTSKVEGEQALAFVRTRHSFGNQGDLDRIKVQQQFLGSLMRKMASSDTLTNPSKLLKLAEAATKALTVDTGIGKVSTLKDVALELKKVPPKNITFTTVPVRDNPAEKIKATVVVDESRAPQVFQMIKSDTSFTAVKKKEAKEKAAVAARLKGEKSAASEVRVQILNGGAPDGSAQAQLNWLQLEAGVSKSENAGNSGQTLPKTTLEYAPDQADQARRLADIMGLSGSAMKPGKSVTNSQGLPTMTLTLGEDFKGAGVKLNSASAATPDVEKSTADKVQCAS
- a CDS encoding peptidoglycan recognition protein family protein, producing MSRIRGMRGYLASSIAVTCAAALAFPLAVSTDAAAAPPAAESPTTDRATPDRPASERTARARPETPSTSTTSAETTTSAETAASAEAAAGTAVSASAASAPATDRSIPGSTQSLPLAPLAPPAPSSGDRTLPPTSAPASPAASAQGLPRRDVRRFSLVGVVWDNPDTELHGSVQVRTRASGTAKWSLWQDVDTHNHEHAADPDTAERTSGRVRGATAPLWVGDSDGVEVRVQAEADGRPRTDGRAVAGDPLPTGLHIELIDPGVDPAAEPPPQASGVDAPRGNVLTAEAAASSAVNADLAPLGATAIPALSQKQTEADLLATRGETAEAASAKDKPGAKDRPGPKDKPGTTGKTGTIGTADAADPATGQRVKPYIGARPRIVTRRGWGADETLRERNFSYTKTVKAAFVHHTASGNNYRCAQAPSVIRSIYRYHVKSSGWRDIGYNFLIDKCGNIYEGRAGGVAKPVMGAHTLGFNTNSMGIAVLGSFGAANPPAAAVKAIAKLTAWKLGLFGANPKGKTYLKSGGGNLYRKGKNVRLNVISGHRDGFATECPGGRLYAKLGKARATSARYQGR
- a CDS encoding LCP family protein, with protein sequence MSLAPQGKGTAAGPGRHGGNPRRPGGQETDRSRRRRRALRWSATVLAVAILGTAGTGYLYYRHLNNNIEKGERSSGDSKAPKTAPNAAGQTPLNILLVGSDSRASDANVALGGSRDNRGNPPLGDVQMLIHLSADRKSAAVVTIPRDTRVDIPKCTDPKDGKTYSATNDIINTSLSRGGAGCTLATWQNLTGVYIDHWMTIDFAGVVSMADAIGGVEVCVRQNVKDGPLPGVPGGSGLKLKAGTKKVQGKQALQWLRTRHAWGSDLMRARAQHMYMNSMIRGMKDQNVFTDTGRLMGLAEAATKSLTVSEEIGTVKKLYDLGMQLKTVPTNRITMTTMPNVPDPLDANHVVPAGADAEKLWSMLRDDVPFDKNGTDSGAKKTEEKTSKDPAAADGQIAVQVQNGTRTSTEGAAPLRASAIADQLVGKGFTQAVADRSASLSEDKTVVRYPSADLEGDAQRVAKSLGIPMSSVKRSTDVSGVTLVVGADWRTGTAYPKKSAPKAGDIPGNADAINGSDKSQCMDVYKPYRW
- a CDS encoding TIGR03089 family protein, with translation MNATDRTPADLLRSALATDPARPLVTFYDDATGERVELSVATFANWVAKTANLLQGELAAEPGERVALLLPAHWQTAVWLLACSSVGVVADVGGDAGAADHVVAGPGQFEAGLACSGERVALSLAPLGRRFAQVPAGYADYAVEVPGQGDVFQAYGPVDPESPAVVVAGAELTGAEVVERARADAPGLGLGGPGARLLSALSYDTWEGLSAGLFAPLAVGGSVVLCRNLEQVGEDALAKRIESERVSATAR
- the manB gene encoding mannose-1-phosphate guanylyltransferase; translation: MTEAILLVGGKGTRLRPLTVHTPKPMVPAAGVPFLTHQLARARAAGVEHIVLATSYLAEVFEPHFGDGSSLGLHIEYVTEEEPLGTGGAIRNVASRLRSGPDDPVLIFNGDILTGLDIPALISTHRSSGADVSLHLTRVTDPRAYGLVPTDSSGRVQAFLEKPQTPEEIVTDQINAGAYVFRRSVIDAIPVGRPVSVERETFPELLASGAHLQGMVDSTYWLDLGTPGAFVRGSADLVLGRAPSPAVPGRCGDRLVLPSATVASDAKLTGGTVVGHGATVGEGARISGSTILDGAVIAPGAVITDSLIGARAHVGARSILTGAVIGDGASVGPDNELREGVRIWCDAQIPAAALRFSSDQ